The Maniola hyperantus chromosome 21, iAphHyp1.2, whole genome shotgun sequence sequence TGGCAAACAAGACACTCTCCTGCCAGAGCGTGCTGCGGTCTGCTCGCAGCATTTTCTAAAGGATGACATTTATGAGACAGAAAGTGGCTCAAGGCGGATTCATACTGGTGCCGTCCCCTCACCAGTGCTGGTAACTCCTTCATAACGCTCACAGCTTTCATTTCAACCTCTGATGCAAATTATTATCTGTATATGTATTTTTCTGTTTCAAAGGCTAACCTTAGTAAAAGTTCACATATCAAGTTCATGTTGGACGTTGTAAATGATtacaatagaaatattttttcattcaaaCAAACTTTCACTAGTACTacacaatataatttatttatactcaCAATACTTTCCACAGGTTTGCATGATATGCATGGACACTTGCAGCAAGCTGTTTCTGATGAGTAAATATAAATTGGAAGAAGCATATGAACATTTAGTGGGACATCCTGTAAgttgtatattttatatcattCATAATTAGTATGTAAGATTCATAGGCAGTCTATGAGCAGTGTCAACTGCTTGAGCAGTAGACCGGTGCACAGCCGCTCTAAGATGAAACTGTATATGAATAATTGTGTTTGTTGCAGTTGTGTGGTCAAGAAAAGCTGAAACCAACACTTTGTGTGCAATGTGCCCAGAGACTGGTGAACTTTAGCACATTCAGAGACAAGAGCTTAAGAGCACGCTCCTTGATAATGGAGCTGCTTGACAGACATGAAGTGGTGAGGAATGATTGATGtactttattgttatactagctgatgcccgcgacttcatccatgtggatttacTTAACTTACAAAATCGCGCGGgacttctttgattttccgggatagaaagtagccaatgtgttaatccagggtataatctatttccattccaaatccgttcagccgtttttgcgtgattgagtaacaaacatccaatcatccacactttcacatttataatattatttggatGTAAGGGTGCCACCTGTGTCATTTGACTGTAGTGTTGCATACAGCAGATACAATGTGAGCATTGGTCTAGTCAGTCCACGTGACATGTTTAGCAGACGCCATGACATACtgtaacaacaacaacaacaacgcTACAGTGACATTTCACGTCAGTCGTCACCTTTATGTGGTATAAGCCAAGAACTCATTTCAGATAACAATACGACATGTCAAACTGATAAGCCGCGTCAAACACCAACTACAGTCAGACATTGCCTCGGCAGTGTCGGAGCCTGACTACTGCGATGTGTACATAGCACACTCCGATGCTGATGAAGCAGTTGCAGTGAAACAGGAAGATGATGAAGACGAGCCAGCTGCGGCCGAAACACAGGCTTCCACTGCGTACGTACCATATGTGACAAACTCATGCAAAGTGTAATATTTGTAGTTAACTGAATTTATACTAACTAGTAGAGATGTTATGGAGGTTCAATTCCGATTCTGAAAGAAGAACAATCAGAAGTTATATTGGAGAAGGTGGAATATGCTGATGCTGCTTAACTTCacttctagtaggtaggtactgtttaaGATTTTAGtttcaattgtttttattttcaacgccttggtacctacctgtattattttttgaagtaACAATAAGAATAATAACTCATAAATAAATgtgtgtaattttattttaatagactTGCCCTTAACACATCTCTCTTTTGCCTCCGCCTCTGATTCAGGTTCTGGTTCCGATAAAGCCAAATTAAAAACTCCCGTTCTGAATTAGGTTCCGATATAACCAGTAGTGGTCCCATCTGTATGACACTTCATACTGTGTTTTGTGATCAAGATAATATTTCCTTTGGTagaaattacacaaaaaaatttttggCGTAAAGGCTGACTTatctattactagcttatgcttgcgacttagttcgcatggactacataaattgtAACCCCCTACTTTACTCcttaaggagttgaatttttaaaaatcctttagtggatgcctacgtcataatagctatctacatgccaaatttcagcccaatctgttcagtagtttcagctgtgcgttgattaatcagtgagtcagtcaccttttcctttcatatataagactagcttatgctcgctacttcgtccgcgtggaatacacaaatttcaaacccctatttcaccccttaggggttgaattttcaaaaatcctttcttagcagatgcctacgtcaatagctatctgcatgccaaatttcagcctgattcgtccagtagtttgagctgtgcgttgacagatcagtcagtcagtccttttccttttatatatttagatttactatTATGTTTCAAGCAGACCTATTTTAAAAGGCTTCTGTCATCTGTATGGGATTGTTTTGgggtaacagagagagccctatactaacttctctccacGAATACCATGGATAGATTATAGTACTGACGATGCTAGACCCTCTCCAACGGCTCGGCTCTTTAATTTGGTGCTTTACGCACgtgttatataaatataatattaggtatatcgtTTCAGGCACATTATTCGCAAGCCAGAGTCGTCGGGAGACTGTGATCAAGCTTTGGGTAAGACTACTAACTTTACACGCGTTTTAGCTCCTATGTTgggaccagtggcgtgcaactcatagaggcataaaagcgctgcttacccaagagaTAGTTAACTcagttgaaattgctcaatggtCATCCTTTggcttgcttacctaactaatgcttaccctggcttttaaccctatgcacgccactggttgggACGGATATCTTAGTTTTCTGTACTGGAAAAAATAACACTTCTGTCTGtaacctgtctgtctgtcgcaaATGTTTTGTCTATGTAGACATATAAAACAGcactgtgactgactgacagacaatgcacagcctaaaccggtTAACCTGGAGATTTGTTTGGAGGACATCCTCAAAGTACCCTAGGTGTACTAAGGAAGGATTATAAGACAATTCATCAGGCTCTTTGAATAATGTAGGGTGTAGggttaaaataacaatagcaGGCTTGATATTGTAATGGACTTAAGTAACATGATTTATTTACAGACTAGCTTAGTCCCGCGACgtatacacaaatttcaaacccctatttaaggatacccttaggagttgaattatcaaaaatcctttctgagcagatgtctacatcataatagctatctgcatgccaaatttcagcccaatcggtccagtagtttgagctgtgcgttgatagatcagtcagttagtcaccttttcattttatatatttagattaattattgtagCTTATTATTGTACAATACGATGGGGGTTACCTTCGAGATAAATTAACGAGATAGATATTCGAGTAAGATTAACTgggaaatattatgaaaatgctTAGTTAATAGTAACAaatgattttaaatacatacattaAACATTGTATTCCAATCAGCTATCTTATGGTCACGTAACGAAAACATCCTTACGTGCCATGAATAACATAAaaccacgcgcacgaagtcgcgggaataagctatgACTAGTTTCGTCACTTACGTTTTAATGTAAAAATTTccaaattttatattaattaactattgatattatttattatttattgttatttttcgaTGTATTCGTATTGTTTATGACTTGcatataacctagaatcattgtgacttaaagttagatttaatgaaaaaccgtaagttctagaggtgttaaatcctgtttagttatcagtgatgaaacagcaacaaaatgctcCATAAAGCATACATAAacgatttttatataataaaatgggtcacggttctatagaaattcAGTCATTGTCcttttgtaaaattaatttattttctttttcttattttacgtACTGATTTAACACGTTCGAAGTTCAAAGTTAATTTGTACTTACTGTTTACATTAAATTTTAGCATCAAGCATCTCAAGGATGTAAATTATCTAGCCAATGATCACAGAGACATGTTTTCgttttctaatattagtatggaagtatgagtTAAGTATGGACTATTCTTGTTTCAGTTGCTCCTTCGGTACTCGCGACCAATCACGGAGATGAAGAACATCCAACTGATACAGACGACGAGTTGGATATATTGTcttttgaaaataatacaaacatttttgaatattcaaggaAATCCCAGGACTCCATACTAAAATCAAAGGAATTGTTGGCAAAAATAAGtgataatataaattttcaaaCTACGAGGCGAAGTGATCTTTTAAAAAACAACCACAATTCGCAGGATATATTTGGTACACAGCTAGGAAACTATACTGACCAGATACAGTATATCTGTGACGTTTGCCAAAAGACATTTCAACGGAAAAGTTCTTTAGTTACCCACATTAGGGCGCACACTAACGGAAACACTTTGTcatgtaagttatgtaaatataagTCTACAGAAAAAAGTAAATTCGTGAgacacatgaggactcacacaagtgaaaaaccttttgtgtgtaagttctgcaattataaatgttcaCATAATAGTACTTTAGTgaatcacatgaggactcacactggcgaaaagcctttcgcctgtaagttatgtaaatacaaatgtacaaaaAGCAGtcatttagtgagtcacatgaggactcacactggcgaaaagcctttcggCTGTagtttatgtaaatacaaatgttcaGAAAAAAGTAGTTTAGTAaatcacatgaggactcacactgacgagaagccttttgtgtgtaaattGTGCGATTATAAATGTAGAGTAAGCGGtcatttagtgagtcacatgaggactcacactggcgaaaagccgtTCACTTGTAAGTTAtgcaaatacaaatgtacagtaagcagtagtttagtgagtcacatgaggactcacactggcgaaaatcCGTTCACTTGTAAGTTAtgcaaatacaaatgtacagtaagcagtagtttagtgagtcacatgaggactcacactggcgaaaagccgtTCACTTGTAAGTTAtgcaaatacaaatgtacagtaaaca is a genomic window containing:
- the LOC117992509 gene encoding zinc finger protein ZFP2-like: MRCYVPFCKSTTEVVSVATGISFHEFPREVHLRAAWLRALGKQDTLLPERAAVCSQHFLKDDIYETESGSRRIHTGAVPSPVLVCMICMDTCSKLFLMSKYKLEEAYEHLVGHPLCGQEKLKPTLCVQCAQRLVNFSTFRDKSLRARSLIMELLDRHEVITIRHVKLISRVKHQLQSDIASAVSEPDYCDVYIAHSDADEAVAVKQEDDEDEPAAAETQASTAHIIRKPESSGDCDQALVAPSVLATNHGDEEHPTDTDDELDILSFENNTNIFEYSRKSQDSILKSKELLAKISDNINFQTTRRSDLLKNNHNSQDIFGTQLGNYTDQIQYICDVCQKTFQRKSSLVTHIRAHTNGNTLSCKLCKYKSTEKSKFVRHMRTHTSEKPFVCKFCNYKCSHNSTLVNHMRTHTGEKPFACKLCKYKCTKSSHLVSHMRTHTGEKPFGCSLCKYKCSEKSSLVNHMRTHTDEKPFVCKLCDYKCRVSGHLVSHMRTHTGEKPFTCKLCKYKCTVSSSLVSHMRTHTGENPFTCKLCKYKCTVSSSLVSHMRTHTGEKPFTCKLCKYKCTVNSSLVTHMRTHTGEKPFVCKLCHSKFTQKSHLVRHMRTHTGEKPFVCKLCKYKCTGSSSLVTHMRTHTGEKPFVCKWCNYKCIQKSHLVSHMRTHTGLVPRFPL